Genomic segment of Oncorhynchus keta strain PuntledgeMale-10-30-2019 chromosome 12, Oket_V2, whole genome shotgun sequence:
tttttgctttgtcattatgtggtgttgtgtatagattgatggtGAAAAACAAAGAtcttaatctattttagaataaggctgtaacttaacaaaatgtgggaaaagtcaaggggtctgaatactttctgaatgcgctataagtgccttgttcaagggcacatcgacagattatTCACCTAGTCGACttgggctacctgccactaggttACCTGCAACACTTTATAGTCCCATCATGCCTTATTTCATATTATTATGTTCCAAGTGATGGTGCAAATCAAGAAAATTGTGTTTCAGTTGTATATTATTATAAGGGctgcaaaaatattattttttaaagtaGGCATTCCCAATTAATGGTATCATGTATGTTTACTTATTATCCACATTGAACATGCTGTCattttaataacaaaacaaatgtaACAGCTACACAAATTCACAATGGCACAACAAAGTCATGTGTCATATTCTAACCACCATGgtaattaaacagcatgagctAGAGACACACATCATGTCATACTTGTATTATCTGCTATCTCTTCTGGAATGTAACTTTTAATTATAATTGTTTTCAAACAAATACTGTATTCCTACTACAAGCCCGCTACACATTCAATGCTCACTAAGCCATACTGTACAGCACTTTGGGTACCCACTGGAGGCCACTACAGTAAATTAACTTCATTCAAATTTCTTTTACATTGGCCATATTCTTTTCCCTGCAACCTGTTAGATGACCTCTGTTATTATTATATGCATGTTCTCTATCTGGAACGATGGGTACGGTGGGGATGTCACAGTAAACTGTCAAACATTTTACAGTTTGGGTGCGACCCGTGTTTTCAACAGCTTTATAATGCTTGTACGTAACTCTTTAGTGACAAATCCATAGATGATAGGGTTAATTAGAGGGGGAACGATGAAGATTAGGATAGTGCAGAACTTCTTGATGTTCATTGGGACCTGGGGGAAGCGGTTACTGAGGATAATGATGAGGCTGACAATTTCGAAGATCAAGTAGATGACCAGGTGAGAGGCGCAGGTCTGTAGGGCCTTACTACGACTGCCCTTGTCACTCTTCCTCATCAGACAGGCTGACAGGATCTTGGCATAGCAAAAAAAGATGATGAGGAAGGAACTGCTGCTGAGAATCCAAGTCATGCACAAACCTGGAAAGAGATGAAGATGTCACAATAATATAAGTCATGGGAAAGAAAATGTGAATGACAAAACAAGATACAAAAAACAACCAATGCTTCATAATTGCAGTGATATAACATAATGGCGGGGGTCAATCCTCATTTACACAAACTTGCCGTAGATATCGTTAATGGGGGTGGGCACACAGGCCAGGTTCAGGATGGAGCGGTTGCTGCAGTAGACATGCCTGATGTAGGTGCCACATAGTGGAGTACCCACATTCAAAGCGAAGAGCACAGCTATAAGGATGATTGCGACAGCCCAGGCCAGCAAGATCACAAAAACCATGTGGGCCGTGGTCATGATTGCATGGTACCTCAATGGTTCACACACTGCCACATACCTGTAATTTGAGTATAATGTATTATTttactactattagtattattCCTTCTTAACAATAACAGATTAAATGTTTGCACTTGTGGAAACAACTTAATAAATGTGGCCCTGAGAGAACATTTCACTCTCCCATAGACGAGTACAGCTAGGCAGAACTTTACTTTAATGTGAGACATTTTCATCTACCATGACCTGCTGCATACCTGTCATAGGCCATGGCTGACAGTATGGTCTGTACAGCTGCACCATAGGTGTGAACACAGATGGCCTGAGCATAGGCACTGTTGTATGGAATCCTCTTCTCCCCCATCAGGAAGATGACCATGAGCTGAGTCATCACAGCCGTTCCTCCCAGCAGGTCACAGGCAGCCAGGTTACATACCATCACGTACATAGGCTTGTGTAGCGTCTTATCTATTGCAATCACACCCATCACAACCACGTTCCCCAGCAGCACCAGGAAGTAGATGGCCAGGACCAGGGCAAACAGGGGGTAACCATGGCTCCGAGACACTTCAAAGCCCTCCAGCTCAAACACGATGGGCTGCCTCAGGGCCACGTAGGACACGTTCTCCATGCGCAGCATCAGAGTCCTGTAAAAAGCATAGCACAGGAGGAACCTCCTCAGACCACACATGCtttagagagagagctgtgtacaGTCCCCTAGTCACCTAATAACTATGAGAGCTATTCACAATGAGTTTATCATTGATCATCTACACAGCATAGTCAATTTATTCTTGTATTACTTTGCTATTTTATTTTGCATAGCCCATAGTAACAATATTAGTTGGAAATTACTATCTACCTATCTGAGCAGACGGTGATGAAGTCCTTACTGGGCAAGAGGTGACTGTCCTTTATACTGTTAATGCTCCTCCCCCCAGTAGGAGTTGTTCCAtctttctatccatccatcataCGACACCCTGAGAACACCAACAAGTAGTCAAGTGTCGGGATTCTTAGGGGGCATCTCTGGAGACAGATGACAGCTTAGAACACTTTACGAATGTTCCTTTAACCTTTTCATGTGTGACTTCCAAATATCTCAAATGGTCGCCCCAGTGTGAGTTTTGTTTATGCGCATGacgtcagaatgcactcactgtttcAAAATGTTATTGttacgcaacaggacagttaacctgtgctgccctcaaaccaaggcatGCTGCCTTCTTATTATGTATAAGCTATGTTACAACTTGCCAATTTAAAattattttctaacaacagtttgaattgaggtgtttTCGGCCTCCTCAATAATTCACATAGGGAGTAGCCCATTTATTTCACTGTTATGGACAATTTAGGTTTGAGACTTTACTGAGCTGGacaggcttctctctctctctctcaagtgtgAATACATTGTGcatctcaatcaatcaatcaaatgtatttataaagccctttttacatcagtcaTAAAGTGCtttgcagaaacccagcctaaaaccccaaacagcaagcaatgcagatgtagaaaccGCGGTAGCTAGAAAAAAACTCCCtcgaaaggcaggaacctaggatgaaacctatagaggaaccaggctctgacgtgtggccagtcctcttctggctgtgccgggtggagattctaacagtacatggccaagatgttcaaacattcatagatgaccaccagggtcaaataataataatcacagtgtttgtagagggtgcaacaggtcagcacctcaggagtaaatgtcagttggcttttcatagccgatcattcagttagagagagcaggtgagagagagagtcgaaagcACAAATGCTTTCTCCCTGGCACTTTTTTTCTGGTTGGTGCTGTTGTGTgcgttcctatcaaagtaagtgccttattttctgtagattgtgttgttgtttctactgtagcatactgtatatatgtatggagcataatgtacTTACTGTTTAATTCACATGTTTTCAAGTTCTGGTGACAAATCCTGCATTCGGATTCTTGCATCGATTGTAATGGACACATATGATGTGTGTAAAAAAATAATTTGATTACGATTATGTAccgattatgatgagctaatacTAAGCTATATGCCAGCTATGTGTGGCGCCATGTTTGtataaatcaaatctaattttatttgtcacatgcgccgaatacaacaggtgtagtagaccttaccatgaaatgcttacttacaagcccataaacaacaatgcagtttaaagaaaaTAGAATTAAGAAaacatttactaaataaactaatgtAAAAAATATCAACAATAAAATAGCAAAAATTAGGCtgtatacaggggctaccggtactgagtcaatgtgtgggggtacaggttagtcaaggtaatttgtacatgtaggtaggggtaaagtgactatgcatagataataaacaacgagttgcggcagtgtaaaaacaaagggggggtgTCAATGGAATTGTCCGGTTGGCCAAtagattaattgttcagcagtcttatggcttgttaACCCTTTGGTGCGTACGATCACATATTTGTGATCATTGTTGAGTGGTCCATGCAGTATACAATCTCAAATATGTGATTGGGACAATAGCAAAAGAACGTATGACACAATACAGGCGTCTAAACACCATTGTTGTCTGAAcagcatctaaatcttttttcgTACTGATGGAAAATAAAGGTCTTAAACTTTATTCCTCAATTGTACCGTTTATTGTAAAAGATAAATGCAAACTTCATCATCCAAGCATCACACGGAACCCCTCCACAGCCAAACTCACTCCATAAACCAGTCTAAATGACAGGTTGCgctgacaaaaaaaaacaaaaacataagtTAGCGACCTAACAGCTAGACTTGTTTACAATGTATCACATCTCTAGTGAGCACAAGGGACTTATGGAATGTTGTTTAGAAAATAAATGCATGTCAACTAAGCTAACAGCAGCTAAATTCTTTATGATGGCAGCCATGTTTTTTTATGTAAGACAAGAGAAAACTCCCCAATCCTAGAATGCCATTCACTATAATgtcgcattcaaaacaactgggaaataTAAAATCTATATACAAGAACCGATGCACATGACTTAACAAGTTGTTTACAGTTTTTGACCAGTCACAAAGCAAATAATATGTTAGAACCTCACAGATCATCACCCAAATACAATCCTACTGCCTAGCCGTAGCATGAACAGGGTTGCCATAAATGGTTGAAACCATTTTAGTGGGGTTTATGGGGGGGTTCATTTTATTTTGTGGGAGGTTTTCAGGTGCATGGGGGGTGAAATGGGGGAAGGTATCGTGGAGGGATATGATGGAGGAAATATTACTATGATGGGGGATTTATCAATAAATGTGGGGCAAACAAGTTTATCAGTTGAATAAAATAAACCCCTTGGAAATGGACTCCTGGGCTCCATTTCTGAAGTAAAACAGAAAATTAAAAGTATGTAATCAACTTTTGTTATTCCTTGATcttgtcagggttttcctgtggtgaagtagaggaggaccaaaacgcagcgtggttatattgactcatgtttaataaacatgaacactacaaaaacaataaacttggaaaaccaaaaacagccctatctggtgcaaaacacagagacaggaacaatcacccacaaaacccaacacaaaacaggctacctaaatatggttcccaatcagagacaatgactaacacctgcctctgattgagaaccatatcaggccaaacatagaaatagacaaaccagacacacaacatagaatgcccacccagctcacgtcctgaccaacactaaaacaaggaaaacacatacgaacgatggacagaacgtgacagatctGTAATGCATTCTCGCAATTATGTTTCATAATTTGGACAAATGGTTGTTGGACAGAGAAAATATGATTTGATTATTTCAATCAAATCATATTTTCCCAAATCAACAACCTTTAGACTAGAGTACTGTAGACCAAAAAGCACAATTTGGGTTGTTACATTACATTGACTTTTCTTAGGAACATAGTTAGTATAGTTAGCATAGTTAGTAATACTTTAAGTTTATATATGTAACCACGTTTTGGAAGAAGAGCAATAACTGGTCCACCCACGTAACATACAGCCCGTAGATGGCGCCAAAGCATAAACCTAGATAATCCTGTCTCGCTCCATAGTTTATGATAACCAATTCTATCTAAAACCTTGCTTCACTTATCCCTCGGTCTCTGCATACAATATAGCTAATAATTCGCACCATTCAATCTGATTGTACGAACAAACTACCTCACTTTGTTGCTTACATGACTTTGTCCACCACTCTGCTTTCATTATCCTCCGCCTCGACCAGGCTAAAACATATTCAAGCCATAATACTCACtgcagaaagaaagaagaaaaagtATTGAGAATGCCAGCCTTTCTCAGCCTTAGCCATGGTCGGCATATGTAATATATGCTCATACCCCGCTCAAACCCAGCATAGAATTCCGGCACCATGTGGAAAAATAACTCATGCTGTAAGGGCCATTATTAATATTTAGAGCTTACGTGTCAAAAGGTCAAGGAGCCTTTTGTaccaagacttggcgctctggtaccgcttaaAACTTCAGGCTAGGGTCCTTTTTTCTCCATttctgacgtgcccaaagtaaactgcctgttgctcaggccctgagaAAAGAAACACTCAGAAGTTTGTAGAATGTTAAAACAATGTAGGGGACTATAACACAAAatatatggtaggagaaaatcccaAGAAAAACCAACCGGAGCCCATGCTCTTCCATTAGAACGTATAGGGAAAAAATGTAATCTAGCTCCcagtatgcaattcctatggcttccactggatgacagtagtctttgttcaaggtttcaggcttgtttcttcccaaaCGAGGAAGAATTATGAGTTTTAGTACTGGGATACAGACTTGGAAATTAGTCTATGCGAGCACGACGAAGAGGACGCGCACCTGCTAATATCGGTTTCCTactgaacatacttctttctgtatgaaatattatagtttaatttcattttagggtacctgaggattaaatagaaatgtattttgacttgtttaaatAAACTTTTGCGGTAGCTTTTTgtattcctttctctgcatgttgaacgagtggattacttaaatcgatggcgccaactaaatagacttttggggatataaagaaggatgtTATCTAATAAACCGACActacatgttgtagctgggaccctttggatgacaaatcagaggaagattttcaaaaagtaagtgaatatttaatcgccaacacctagtatataggtcctggatggcaggaagcttcgccccagtgatgtactgggccctacacactactatctgtagcgccttacagtcagataccaagcagttgccataccaggcagtgatgcaaccggtcaggatgctctcgatggtgcagcagtagacatttttgagtatcttttcagtctcctgggggggaaaaggcattgtcgtgccctcttcaggattttcttggtgtgtttggaccatgatagtttgttggtgatgtggacatcaaggaacttgaaactctctaccactccactacagcccagtcgatgtgAATGGGTGCGTGTTCAGCcttccttttcctgttgtccacgatcagctcctttgtcttgctcatgttgaaggagaggttgttgtcctggcaccacactgccaggtctctgacctcctccctataggctgtctcatcattgtcagtgatcgGTCCTACCACCATTGGTGTTGGAGTTtccccctgaggggcccccgtgttcaGGATTATCGTGaaagacgtgttgttgcctacctttaccacctgggggcggcccatcaggaagtccaggatccatttgcaaagggaggtgtttagtcccaggctcCTGAGCTAAGCGATGATCTTTGTGGGTACTATGGTTTTGAACGCTGAGCtgaagtcaatgaacagcattctctcataggtgttccttttgtccaggtgggaaatggcagtgtggagtgcgattaaGATTGCGTAACCTGTGGAtttttggggtggtatgcaaatgggtctagggtttatgggatgatggtgttgatgtgagccatgaccagcctttcaaagcacttcatggctaccaacgtgagtgctatggggcggtagatatttaggcaggttaccttcgctttcttgagcacagggactatggtggtctgcttgaaacatgtacgCACCCGTCAAAAGTttttgaacacctactcattcaagggtttttctttatttttactcttttctacattgtagaataatagtgaagacgtcaaaactatgacataacacatatggaatcatgtagtaaccaaaaaagtgttaaacgcattaaattatatttgagatttgagatttttcaaatagccaccctttgccttgatgaaagttttgcacactcttggcattctctcaaccagcttcatgaggtgctcacctggaattcatttcaattaacaggttgccttcttaaaagttcatttgtggaatttatttccttcttaatgtgtttgagtcaatcagttgtgttgtgacaaggtaggggtggtatacagaagatggccctatttggtaaaaaaacaagtccatattatggtaagaacagctcaaataagcaaagagaaatgacagtccatcaatactttcagactttgaaagtttcttcaagtgcagtcgcaaaaaccatcaagctatGATAAAACTGCCTCTTGTGAAGACCgctacaggaatggaagacccaaagttacctctgctgcagagaataagttcattagagttaccagcctcagaaattccagcacaaataaatgcatcacagagttcaagtaacagactaatctcaacatcaactgtttagaggacaCTGAGTGAATCAAGCATTCATGGTCATTGCTACAATTCATGgtaattgctacaaagaaaccactactaaaggacaccaaaaacaagaagagacttgcttgggccaagaaacacgagcaatggacattggaccggtggaaatctgtcctttggtctgatgagtccaaatttgacatatttggttccaaccgctgtctttgtgagacgcggtgtaggtgaacagatgatctccacatgtgtatttctcactgtaaagcatggaggaggagttgttatggtgtgggtgtgctttgctggtgacagtgattgtgatttatttagaattcaagacacacttaaccagtattgctaccacagcattctgtagcgatatgccatccaatctggtttgggcttagttggactatcatttgtttttcaacaagacaatgacccaacacacctccaggctgtgtgagggctattttaccaagaaggagagtgatggagtgttgcatctgatgacctggcctccacaatcacccgacaatcaaccaaattgagatggtttgggatgagtcggaccgcagagtgaaggaaaagcagccaacaagtgctaagcatatgggaactctttcaagactgtttgaaaaaCATTCCaaattaagctggttgagagaatgccaatagttgatttgtttaacacttttttggttactacatgattccatgtgttatttcatagttttgatatcttcactattattctaaaaataaaaataaataaacccttgaatgaataggtgttctaaacgtattacagactcggtcagggagaagtTTAAAAAGTCAGTGAAGGCACTttccagttggtctgcgcatgctctgagtacatattccgcggccttgtgaatgttgagctATGTAGAGAATGATagcacagtcgtccggaacagctggtgctctcatgcatgcttcagtgttgcttgcctcaacacgagcataaaaggcatttagctggTAGGATCGTGTCACTTGGCAGCTGacagctgggtttccctttgtagtccgtaatagtttgcaagccctgccacatctgacttGCGTCAGAGCCGGTATactaggattcaatcttagtcctgtattgaggctttgcctgtttgatgtttcgtctgagggcatagcgggatttcttataaacatccggattagtgtcccgctccttgaaagcggcagctctagcctttagctcggtgtggatgttgcctgtaatccatggctcctggttgggatatgtatgtacggtcactgtggggacgacattgtcgatgcacttattgatgaagccggtgactgaggtggtatgctcctcaatgccattggatgaatccaggAAAatacagtcctgtagtttagcatctgtttcatctgaccacttccgtattgagcgagtcactggtacttcctgctttagtttttgcttgtaagcaggaatcaggaggatacaattatggtcagatttaccaaatggagggtgagggagagctttggtCGCGTCGCTGTGTGGGGAGTTTtccacatgtgacatgctggtagaaattatgtaaaatggtttaagtttgcctgcagta
This window contains:
- the LOC118391791 gene encoding olfactory receptor 52D1-like, which gives rise to MCGLRRFLLCYAFYRTLMLRMENVSYVALRQPIVFELEGFEVSRSHGYPLFALVLAIYFLVLLGNVVVMGVIAIDKTLHKPMYVMVCNLAACDLLGGTAVMTQLMVIFLMGEKRIPYNSAYAQAICVHTYGAAVQTILSAMAYDRYVAVCEPLRYHAIMTTAHMVFVILLAWAVAIILIAVLFALNVGTPLCGTYIRHVYCSNRSILNLACVPTPINDIYGLCMTWILSSSSFLIIFFCYAKILSACLMRKSDKGSRSKALQTCASHLVIYLIFEIVSLIIILSNRFPQVPMNIKKFCTILIFIVPPLINPIIYGFVTKELRTSIIKLLKTRVAPKL